One stretch of Alcaligenes faecalis DNA includes these proteins:
- a CDS encoding copper uptake system-associated protein: MKIASQHHRTFKVTLHGLFFAVALLVLFAMLTGVARAAPPEADRISHAMKAIWDSPEAPLVVEPIVIEGDYALAGWTQLTRGGRALLKSRHGEWSVHMCGGDGLNDVETLTMAGMSAEAAERLVKNTSEAEAKLPAEVTAKFSTFGDNMVVDHNHHPD; this comes from the coding sequence ATGAAAATAGCTTCACAACATCACCGGACCTTCAAGGTGACACTCCATGGCCTTTTCTTCGCCGTGGCTTTGCTCGTCTTGTTCGCCATGCTCACAGGCGTGGCTCGTGCAGCGCCTCCAGAGGCCGATCGTATCTCCCACGCCATGAAAGCGATTTGGGACAGCCCCGAAGCGCCTCTGGTGGTGGAGCCTATCGTGATCGAGGGTGACTACGCCCTGGCCGGCTGGACGCAACTGACGCGTGGTGGTCGTGCGCTATTGAAGAGTCGCCATGGGGAATGGAGTGTTCATATGTGCGGCGGCGATGGCTTGAACGATGTAGAGACCCTGACCATGGCCGGCATGAGCGCTGAAGCAGCAGAGCGCCTGGTCAAGAACACCAGCGAAGCAGAAGCCAAACTGCCCGCCGAGGTGACCGCCAAATTCTCCACCTTTGGAGACAATATGGTGGTGGATCACAACCATCACCCGGACTAA
- a CDS encoding ParB/Srx family N-terminal domain-containing protein — MNLASLHSLVPARQQLLRVLGIALLPLALAACDSGSSTGGNNSPEAPVVTPPVTEEPEPPRNTAYLDSKAGDVIKVRIEELHPTQAAIGYDQVYYKLGRWQGDLDRPTWANNSKQQLDYLNRTIGKKFDDYCEDMGGTERAQKFLTIAEVQAARLDQPTTYLCKDPLGSQTENLKTVVVGWDGNLYLTDGHHTFSSLREIPDGGPKLPVWVKVSANYSDIREASAFWERMSKEKLVWLRDGENQAITVEQLPTRVGLASEKEAGGMQEDRYRSLAYFTRDVAYNNGNLPEYAEFLWGDWLRRQASEGQLAKLDEYLMAPPATPAQILAVSTLNKALKPGGSDDSYAAAVRDASLKMTALKDSDLVFEDRDAAALGRIVLEADAASDSVTKTARDTLEELPRDDVKSDGSPRGAGKLWFAVNYRNCGKPAAGTCWGW; from the coding sequence ATGAACCTCGCTTCTTTGCACTCTCTTGTCCCCGCCCGACAACAGCTTCTGCGTGTCCTGGGTATCGCCCTGCTGCCCTTGGCCTTGGCAGCCTGCGACAGCGGTTCCAGCACAGGCGGCAATAACTCACCCGAAGCCCCTGTCGTTACGCCACCCGTCACTGAAGAGCCGGAACCCCCTCGCAACACCGCCTATCTGGACAGCAAAGCAGGCGATGTCATCAAAGTCCGCATCGAAGAACTGCATCCCACCCAGGCTGCCATTGGCTACGATCAGGTCTACTACAAGCTCGGCCGCTGGCAAGGCGATCTGGATCGCCCTACCTGGGCTAACAACTCCAAGCAGCAACTGGACTACCTGAATCGCACCATCGGCAAGAAGTTTGACGACTACTGCGAGGATATGGGCGGCACCGAGCGCGCCCAGAAATTTCTGACCATTGCTGAGGTTCAAGCTGCCCGCCTGGACCAGCCCACCACCTATCTGTGTAAAGACCCGTTGGGCTCGCAAACAGAAAACCTTAAAACCGTGGTCGTAGGCTGGGACGGCAATCTGTACCTGACCGATGGCCACCACACTTTCTCCTCTCTGCGCGAGATCCCTGACGGCGGCCCCAAACTGCCCGTCTGGGTTAAAGTCAGCGCCAACTACAGCGATATCCGCGAGGCCTCTGCCTTCTGGGAGCGCATGAGCAAAGAAAAACTGGTCTGGCTGCGTGATGGTGAAAACCAGGCTATTACCGTCGAACAACTGCCCACCCGTGTTGGCCTGGCCAGCGAAAAAGAAGCCGGTGGCATGCAGGAAGACCGCTATCGCTCCCTGGCGTATTTCACCCGCGACGTTGCTTATAACAACGGCAATCTGCCTGAATACGCGGAATTTCTGTGGGGCGACTGGCTGCGTCGCCAGGCTTCAGAGGGCCAACTGGCCAAGCTGGACGAATACCTGATGGCCCCACCCGCCACACCGGCCCAGATTCTGGCTGTCAGCACTTTGAACAAGGCCTTGAAACCCGGTGGCTCGGACGACAGTTACGCGGCTGCCGTGCGTGATGCCTCTCTGAAAATGACGGCGCTGAAAGACTCGGATCTGGTCTTTGAAGACCGCGATGCGGCAGCCTTAGGCCGTATCGTCCTGGAAGCTGACGCTGCCAGTGACTCCGTCACTAAAACAGCTCGCGACACCTTGGAAGAACTGCCACGCGATGACGTTAAATCCGACGGCAGCCCACGGGGTGCTGGCAAGCTGTGGTTTGCGGTGAACTACCGCAATTGCGGCAAGCCTGCGGCGGGGACTTGCTGGGGTTGGTAA